The genomic interval ACCACGGCAACTGCACCGGCAACCCCATCCCTCACCCCTCCTCCCGCCACGGCCCCTCCACCGGCCGGAACAACCGCCGCAGCGGCACCCGATCCTCCAACCGAAACACCCGCACCGCATTCCCCCCCAAAATCAAATTCATGTCGTCCTGAGAGATGTCCAACCGCAACAACTGCCGAAAACTCCACCCCCAAAAATCCACCTGATGCCGCGGAATCCCCCACCTCCGTACCTGCTGCGCAAAACTCCGCGGAGGCGGCCCCGGCCGCCAGTAAACCGGCATGCTCGCCCCCCAGTCCGTCCCCCACAGCAACTTCTCCGGTCCTACATTCGGATCCGCCAACGCCTTCTCATACAACTCCGCCCACCACAGCCCCGTCTCCAAAAACACATTGTCGTGGCTGCCCGCCACGTGCAGCGCCTCCTCCACCCACCGCTCCAAATACCCCGCCTGCATCCCCCCATGGTCCAGAATCAACGGCACATCCGGAAACTCCGCCGCAATGTCCGTCAACCACAACACCTGGAGGGACTCCGGAAAGATGTGATGGGTCAGCGGATACCCCTGCACCACCCCCGTGTGGATCCGGGCCGGCACCCGGTGCTTGCGCGCCACCTGCAGGATCACCCGGATCTGGTCCAGCCGCTCCGTCAGGCTCAGGGAGGTCCGCCGCCGGGGGTCGTAGGGGATCCCCTCCCCGATGCCCACGAACTTCCCCGTGCTCAAAAGCCGATCCAGCTCCTGCGCCGCCGCCTCCGCACTCCACTCCATCTCCCCCCGCAACGCCGCCTTCGCCGTCTCCACCGCCGTGCAGCACGCCACGAACTTGTCCGGATGCCGCTCCACGAGCTGCGCGTTCAACTCGTTGCTCATCCCGAACCCCGGCAGCAGCACGCACATGTCCACCCCGTACCGCTCCATGTCGTACAGCAACCGCGCGGAGTTGTCGTACGCCTCCATCCCCCGCATGACGGAGGCGAGGTTCTCGTATCTCGTGCTCCCCCCGAGCTGCGGGCCTGCGGCGAACCGCTGCGCGTGCACGTGGGTGTCAATGATGAAGCGACCCAGTCGCATGCTTCCCCCCATCCCTTGGATTTCTCCGGAACCGTCCAAAGCCAGCTGTGATCCTCGAAAGGTACGGGAGCCCCGGCCGCGGAGGAGACAGCGCCCATGGCCGGGAGACCAGCGGAGATCCGTGCCCCATCCTCACCCGCCTAGAACCCTAGCATGGTGTAAACATTTGTGTCAACCAAATTGGAACTCTTCCGGGCCACGTGTTATGCTAGGAACCGCAACCATCCCGGGGAGGCCTGCGACATGGGGGAGGCGAGGGGCCCACGGACCCTTCAGGAACTCTTGGATTCGGTCCCGAGCATCGTGGACCACCTCTACAGCAATCCCAAAGGCCAATGGCTGGCCCGACGTCACCCGCCGCACCTCGTCCCTCCGGAGTTCACCAATTGGAGGGAGGAGCAGCAGGCCTGGCGCGAGACCGTGGCCCTGTACGACCAGTCCTACCACATGACCATGACGTACGTTCGGGGCCCGGATGCCATCCCCCTGTTCTGTGCTCTCGGCGTGAACCGCTTCACCACCTTCGGCCCCGGCCGGGCCCGCCACTTCGTGGCCTGCGCCCCGAGTGGGTACGTCATCGGGGATGGGGTGCTGTACTGCCTCCGTCCGGAGGAG from Armatimonadota bacterium carries:
- a CDS encoding amidohydrolase family protein, coding for MRLGRFIIDTHVHAQRFAAGPQLGGSTRYENLASVMRGMEAYDNSARLLYDMERYGVDMCVLLPGFGMSNELNAQLVERHPDKFVACCTAVETAKAALRGEMEWSAEAAAQELDRLLSTGKFVGIGEGIPYDPRRRTSLSLTERLDQIRVILQVARKHRVPARIHTGVVQGYPLTHHIFPESLQVLWLTDIAAEFPDVPLILDHGGMQAGYLERWVEEALHVAGSHDNVFLETGLWWAELYEKALADPNVGPEKLLWGTDWGASMPVYWRPGPPPRSFAQQVRRWGIPRHQVDFWGWSFRQLLRLDISQDDMNLILGGNAVRVFRLEDRVPLRRLFRPVEGPWREEG